From one Eucalyptus grandis isolate ANBG69807.140 chromosome 9, ASM1654582v1, whole genome shotgun sequence genomic stretch:
- the LOC120288051 gene encoding protein RADIALIS-like 3, translating into MASSSLSRNHGSSWTPIQNKQFERALALYDKDTPDRWQNVARAVEGKSADEVKRHYEALVEDLDQIESGRIPVPNYKSGGNSSSI; encoded by the coding sequence ATGGCATCGAGTTCACTTAGTAGGAACCATGGCTCATCCTGGACCCCTATCCAGAACAAACAGTTTGAGAGGGCTCTGGCTCTGTATGACAAGGACACACCGGACCGTTGGCAGAATGTTGCCCGAGCTGTGGAGGGAAAATCGGCCGATGAAGTGAAGAGACACTATGAAGCACTTGTGGAGGATCTCGATCAAATCGAGTCAGGTCGCATTCCAGTTCCAAACTACAAGTCGGGTGGGAACAGTAGCAGCATTTGA
- the LOC104418843 gene encoding 3-ketoacyl-CoA synthase 4, translated as MASGASSSPAAATPAGVQIHQSRRLPDFLQSVNLKYVKLGYHYLMTHFLTLLLVPSMAVIIVQASQMNPEEINQLWLHLKYNLVSVIICSAFLVFGSTVYIMSRPRSVYLVDYSCYKPPEHLQVKFHQFMEHSKLTGDFDESSLEFQRKILARSGLGEETYVPEAMHYLPPRPSMAAAREESEQVMYGALDNLFANTNVKPKDIGILVVNCSLFNPTPSLSAMIVNKYKLRGNIKSFNLGGMGCSAGVIAVDLAKDMLQVHRNTYAVVVSTENITQNWYFGNKKSMLIPNCLFRVGGAAVLLSNKSSDRRRAKYKLVHVVRTHRGADDKAFRCVYQEQDDVGKTGVSLSKDLMAIAGGALKTNITTLGPLVLPISEQLLFFATLVAKKFFNAKVKPYIPDFKLAFDHFCIHAGGRAVIDELEKNLQLLPSHVEASRMALHRFGNTSSSSIWYELAYTEAKGRMRRGNRVWQIAFGSGFKCNSAVWQALRNVTPSPSSPWEDCIHKYPVQLML; from the coding sequence ATGGCCTCCGGCGCGTCGTCCagccccgccgccgccacccccGCCGGCGTCCAGATCCACCAGTCCCGGAGGCTGCCCGATTTCCTCCAGAGCGTGAACTTGAAGTACGTCAAGCTGGGGTATCATTACCTGATGACCCATTTCTTGACCCTCCTGCTCGTGCCTTCCATGGCCGTCATCATCGTCCAGGCTTCGCAGATGAACCCGGAGGAGATTAACCAATTGTGGCTCCACCTCAAGTACAACCTCGTGAGCGTCATCATTTGCTCTGCTTTCCTCGTCTTCGGATCCACCGTCTACATTATGTCGCGACCCAGATCCGTTTACTTGGTCGACTACTCCTGTTACAAGCCCCCGGAGCATCTGCAAGTGAAGTTTCATCAGTTCATGGAGCACTCGAAGCTCACCGGCGATTTCGACGAGTCGTCGCTTGAGTTCCAGAGGAAGATTCTCGCGAGATCAGGGCTTGGGGAGGAGACTTACGTGCCCGAGGCAATGCACTACCTTCCGCCGAGGCCGTCTATGGCGGCCGCGAGGGAAGAATCAGAGCAGGTGATGTATGGTGCTCTGGATAATCTGTTTGCTAATACTAATGTTAAGCCCAAGGACATTGGGATTCTTGTTGTGAACTGTAGCTTGTTTAATCCCACACCTTCGCTGTCTGCTATGATTGTCAATAAGTACAAGCTGAGGGGCAATATCAAGAGCTTCAATTTGGGGGGGATGGGGTGTAGCGCCGGTGTCATAGCTGTTGATCTTGCTAAGGACATGTTACAAGTTCATAGGAACACTTATGCTGTGGTTGTGAGCACCGAGAACATTACTCAAAATTGGTATTTTGGGAACAAGAAGTCGATGTTGATTCCGAATTGTCTGTTTAGAGTCGGGGGAGCTGCGGTTTTATTGTCCAACAAGTCATCTGATAGGAGGAGGGCTAAGTACAAGCTTGTCCATGTGGTTCGGACACATCGTGGGGCTGATGATAAGGCGTTTAGGTGTGTATATCAGGAGCAGGATGATGTGGGCAAAACCGGAGTTTCACTATCAAAGGATCTGATGGCAATTGCCGGCGGGGCACTTAAGACTAACATCACTACATTGGGCCCTCTTGTTTTGCCGATCAGCGAGCAACTCCTATTTTTTGCTACCTTGGTAGCTAAGAAGTTCTTTAATGCTAAAGTCAAGCCGTACATTCCGGATTTTAAGCTCGCTTTTGATCATTTCTGTATACATGCTGGTGGGAGGGCTGTGATTGATGAGCTGGAGAAGAATCTGCAGCTCCTTCCGAGTCACGTTGAAGCTTCTAGAATGGCCTTACACCGGTTTGGTAACACTTCGTCGAGCTCGATCTGGTACGAGCTGGCTTACACGGAAGCCAAGGGGAGGATGCGAAGGGGAAACCGTGTTTGGCAAATTGCTTTTGGAAGTGGTTTCAAATGTAACAGTGCAGTGTGGCAGGCACTCCGGAACGTGACTCCTTCACCCAGTAGTCCCTGGGAAGATTGCATTCACAAGTATCCAGTGCAGTTAATGCTATAA